One genomic region from Lepisosteus oculatus isolate fLepOcu1 chromosome 20, fLepOcu1.hap2, whole genome shotgun sequence encodes:
- the dpep2 gene encoding dipeptidase 2 has product MIFRPSSRSVYVAPRRWQIPVMLLFLILVCTVSSETSLRQKSLDLMSRKRLIDGHNDLALQLRIFYDNQLSKTDLHHVNQTATDIHRMNLGHIGAQVFSAYVMCTAQGKDAVRLTLEQIDVIRRLCSEYEELELVTSSAGIRNTEKIACLISIEGGHSIDSSLAALRMFYELGVRSMALTHNCNTPWAESSSKKYSHYQRTNNSLTAFGKEVVKEMNRLGMLVDLSHSSWETARAVLLVSRAPVIFSHSSAFALCNSTRNLPDDLLQLVKERRSLVMVNMYSGFVACGKRGNISIVADHFDHIRKVAGVEVLGIGGDYDGAQMFPVGLEDVSKYPALIEELLRRGWSEEELSGVLRDNFLRVFEEVERVRDASTKDLPGETQVSLAEAGNSCRLVLQPPKSEPLSKGAQPLSRSFLLPVVCGVLSLSMA; this is encoded by the exons ATGATCTTCCGGCCATCCTCCCGGTCTGTGTATGTGGCTCCCCGTCGCTGGCAAATTCCTGTGATGCTGCTGTTTCTTATTCTGGTCTGCACAGTGTCTTCAGAAACCAGCCTTCGACAGAAGTCCCTGGACCTCATGTCTCGGAAACGTCTCATTGACGG GCACAACGATCTTGCGCTGCAGTTAAGAATTTTTTATGACAACCAACTCAGCAAAACTGACCTGCATCATGTTAACCAGACTGCTACAGACATACATCGGATGAACCTTGGTCATATTGGAGCACAG GTGTTCTCGGCCTACGTGATGTGCACGGCACAGGGGAAGGATGCAGTCAGGCTGACGCTGGAGCAGATCGACGTCATTCGGCGCCTGTGCAGCGAGTACGAGGAGCTGGAGCTGGTCACCTCCTCCGCAG GCATCAGGAACACAGAGAAGATCGCCTGCCTGATCAGCATCGAAGGAGGACACTCGATCGACAGCAGCCTGGCGGCCTTGCGCATGTTCTACGAGCTGGGAGTTCGCTCCATGGCTCTGACCCACAACTGCAACACGCCTTG GGCAGAGTCATCCTCTAAGAAATACAGTCATTATCAGAGAACAAACAACAGCCTCACAGCCTTTGGGAAG GAGGTGGTGAAGGAGATGAACCGGCTGGGCATGCTGGTGGACTTGTCCCACAGCTCCTGGGAGACGGCCAGGGCGGTGCTGCTGGTGTCCCGGGCACCTGTCATCTTCAGCCACTCCTCTGCCTTCGCCCTCTGCAACAGCACTAGGAACCTGCCCGACGACCTGCTGCAGCTGGTG AAAGAACGGCGAAGCCTGGTAATGGTGAACATGTACAGTGGCTTTGTGGCCTGTGGAAAGAGAGGCAACATCTCCATCGTAGCAG ATCATTTTGACCACATCAGGAAAGTGGCCGGCGTGGAAGTACTAGGAATTGGAGGAGACTACGATGGAGCACAGAT GTTTCCTGTGGGTCTCGAGGATGTATCCAAATATCCCGCCCTGATCGAGGAGCTCCTGCGGAGAGGCTGGTCTGAGGAGGAGCTGTCCGGTGTCCTCCGGGACAACTTCCTGCGGGTGTTTGAGGAGGTGGAGCGA GTCCGGGACGCCAGTACGAAAGATCTGCCAGGCGAGACACAGGTCTCTCTCGCTGAAGCAGGGAATTCCTGTCGCTTGGTTCTGCAGCCACCTAAGTCAGAGCCATTAAGTAAAGGAGCACAGCCTCTCTCTCGGAGTTTTCTGCTCCCTGTCGTCTGCGGTGTGCTCTCTCTATCCATGGCATAA